Proteins encoded in a region of the Flammeovirga yaeyamensis genome:
- the porD gene encoding type IX secretion system protein PorD: protein MKQTFIFLSFLLLPFIGLSQEFNPTVTVNGDRVQTNETQVFTDLQNQLQQFMLNQEWTDDRFEDNEKIKLNIQITLGNNSDVPSQTYQADVQIQAIRPVYNASYETTMLNFIDPKWSFSYNNSDRLVYTRGIYTTEIVSLLSYYAYITLGMDYDSFALLGGSPFYEKALEIANYSEQNGRPGWSAFGDKRDRYYLARDFMDPQFENFRKFLYTYHRLGLDIFGESPDEARTNIIQGLNELKGVRRAIPISVTMDVFFAAKGAEIANMFSKATKEQADEVGRVLLELDPTRAQIYKKLLTP, encoded by the coding sequence ATGAAGCAAACCTTTATTTTTTTAAGCTTTTTACTCCTTCCTTTCATCGGTTTATCTCAAGAATTTAATCCGACAGTTACCGTAAATGGAGATAGGGTACAAACAAACGAAACTCAAGTTTTTACTGATCTACAGAACCAGCTTCAACAGTTTATGTTGAATCAAGAATGGACGGATGATCGCTTTGAGGACAATGAAAAAATTAAGCTAAACATACAGATCACCTTAGGTAATAACTCTGATGTACCAAGTCAGACGTATCAAGCAGATGTACAAATACAGGCTATTCGACCTGTTTATAATGCTTCTTACGAAACGACGATGCTTAATTTTATAGATCCAAAATGGTCATTTTCTTATAACAATTCGGATCGTTTAGTATATACAAGAGGTATATACACTACTGAGATTGTATCCTTATTAAGCTATTATGCCTATATCACATTAGGTATGGATTATGATTCTTTTGCTTTATTAGGAGGAAGTCCTTTTTACGAAAAAGCCTTAGAAATTGCCAACTATTCCGAACAAAACGGAAGACCGGGCTGGAGTGCTTTTGGCGATAAAAGAGATCGTTATTACTTAGCAAGAGATTTTATGGACCCTCAATTCGAGAACTTCCGTAAATTCTTGTACACCTACCACCGTTTAGGATTAGATATTTTTGGAGAATCTCCTGATGAAGCAAGAACTAATATCATTCAGGGCTTAAACGAATTGAAAGGTGTTCGTAGAGCTATTCCAATATCGGTCACTATGGATGTATTTTTTGCAGCCAAAGGAGCTGAAATTGCTAACATGTTTAGTAAAGCAACTAAAGAACAAGCCGACGAAGTAGGTAGAGTTTTATTGGAGCTTGATCCTACACGAGCTCAGATTTACAAGAAACTTTTAACGCCTTAA
- a CDS encoding class I SAM-dependent methyltransferase — translation MKANQFDHIAKVYDLLASFVFGKKIIEIQQRTFYRLPKNKKVLIIGGGTGKIIPYIEKQLQPAHLVFLDYSKVMIELAQKVDYNGLIEFINDSYEVLFKQKEEYDIIITNFFLDVLTPSQLSDVLPKIRTLMKDDGYWVVSDFRIDPHPKKKYFHWALHKTMVLFFKVTANLKNTTLPDYIKEIEATKLYKKRAVKYAYFDMMFTALFSKK, via the coding sequence ATGAAGGCCAATCAGTTTGATCATATTGCAAAAGTGTACGACCTTCTAGCAAGCTTCGTGTTTGGAAAAAAAATTATAGAAATTCAACAACGTACCTTTTATAGATTACCCAAGAATAAAAAAGTTTTGATTATTGGAGGAGGAACCGGAAAAATTATTCCTTACATAGAAAAGCAACTTCAACCAGCTCATTTAGTGTTTTTGGATTACTCTAAAGTGATGATCGAACTTGCTCAAAAAGTAGATTACAACGGTCTTATTGAATTTATAAATGATAGTTATGAGGTGTTATTCAAGCAAAAAGAAGAATATGATATTATCATCACCAACTTCTTTTTAGACGTCCTCACTCCGTCCCAACTATCTGATGTACTCCCAAAGATCCGAACCTTAATGAAAGACGATGGTTATTGGGTAGTAAGCGATTTTAGAATTGATCCTCATCCCAAGAAAAAGTATTTCCATTGGGCTTTACACAAAACGATGGTTTTATTTTTTAAAGTAACTGCCAACCTGAAGAACACGACGTTACCGGATTACATCAAAGAGATTGAAGCGACAAAACTGTATAAAAAAAGAGCAGTAAAATATGCCTATTTCGACATGATGTTTACTGCTCTCTTTTCCAAAAAGTAA
- a CDS encoding outer membrane beta-barrel protein, which produces MRLKTLIFFSCLFSSLFAFSQTQDGGSNPEYQENKSYEKPVRQHEWGIYLGPSWSFPSGTIPQLNTGLTYDNERSRSRTGFDFGVKFNFFIDHQWSVDFNAQFKSAGQKIQYSGYWHELGYSETNVNFTESVLYFNFPVYANYYLNDNFYIKGGVYGSAILNAQRREGNLFSDYNDVGHLYKGGDFGLTAGIGAAMNVFFLEWRYYRGLVDITFDDAKLYNQSIQLICGFKFGG; this is translated from the coding sequence ATGAGACTAAAAACACTCATTTTCTTTAGTTGTTTGTTCTCTTCCCTTTTTGCCTTTTCGCAAACTCAAGATGGGGGGAGTAATCCTGAATATCAAGAAAATAAAAGTTATGAGAAGCCAGTTAGACAACATGAATGGGGTATCTATTTGGGTCCATCGTGGTCTTTTCCCTCTGGAACAATACCTCAATTAAATACTGGATTAACTTACGATAATGAACGCTCGAGATCTAGAACTGGCTTTGATTTCGGTGTGAAGTTTAATTTTTTTATCGATCATCAGTGGTCTGTTGACTTTAATGCTCAGTTTAAATCTGCGGGTCAGAAAATTCAATATTCTGGCTATTGGCATGAGTTAGGTTATTCAGAAACCAATGTGAATTTTACAGAATCTGTTCTTTATTTTAACTTCCCAGTATACGCTAATTATTACTTAAATGATAATTTCTATATCAAAGGTGGAGTATATGGTTCCGCAATTTTAAATGCTCAAAGAAGAGAAGGAAATTTATTTTCTGATTACAACGATGTAGGGCATTTATATAAAGGAGGAGACTTTGGTTTGACAGCAGGTATTGGTGCAGCCATGAATGTTTTCTTCTTAGAATGGAGATACTACAGAGGTTTAGTGGATATTACTTTTGATGATGCTAAGCTTTACAACCAATCGATTCAATTAATTTGCGGCTTTAAATTCGGAGGATAA
- a CDS encoding acetyl-CoA carboxylase biotin carboxyl carrier protein subunit — translation MLTVKLNELSYSFIKDKQSLVVDKRKVDLKLKHTHYSVIEATYNNQTFDIEILEIDEECKKATLRINGKKVELEGQTSLDKMLEKLGMNQKIEQEEKHIQAPMPGKVIEIICQEEQHVKKGDNLIILEAMKMENVLKAPSDGVIEKIYVSNNQSVEKNQILIDLETE, via the coding sequence ATGCTTACAGTAAAACTTAACGAACTTTCCTATTCTTTTATCAAAGACAAACAATCTTTGGTAGTAGACAAAAGAAAAGTAGATTTAAAATTAAAACATACACACTACAGTGTTATAGAAGCTACCTACAACAATCAAACATTTGATATCGAAATCTTAGAAATTGATGAGGAATGTAAAAAAGCAACCTTAAGAATTAATGGAAAGAAAGTAGAATTGGAGGGACAAACTTCTTTGGATAAAATGCTTGAAAAATTAGGTATGAATCAGAAAATCGAGCAGGAAGAAAAGCATATTCAAGCCCCTATGCCTGGGAAAGTTATAGAAATAATTTGCCAAGAAGAGCAGCATGTAAAAAAAGGAGACAACTTGATCATCCTTGAGGCCATGAAAATGGAAAATGTGCTTAAAGCCCCTTCTGATGGCGTAATTGAAAAAATTTATGTTTCCAATAATCAATCTGTCGAGAAAAATCAGATTCTAATTGATTTAGAAACAGAATAA
- a CDS encoding SAM-dependent methyltransferase has protein sequence MTFKLNTTVPWGRTLEEYVKMFSLSDTDLDKKLIGFGDGPASFNQEMTSNGKSVVSLDPIYQFSENEIRERIEETRDIVLEQTKYNQEKFVWSTIKDLDDLEDIRMDAMNTFLEDFEEGKSDRRYISHELPAKTYFLDKDFDIALSSHFLLLYSDLGLDFHIQAINEMLRVAEEVRIFPIVNLNGERTELLDDIIKNYAGKNMVLLQKVEYEFQKGANEMLVIK, from the coding sequence ATGACCTTTAAGCTAAATACAACTGTGCCTTGGGGAAGAACCCTAGAGGAATACGTTAAAATGTTCTCACTATCTGATACCGACTTGGATAAAAAACTTATCGGTTTTGGAGATGGCCCAGCAAGTTTCAATCAAGAAATGACCTCGAATGGTAAATCTGTAGTCTCTTTAGATCCCATTTATCAGTTTTCAGAAAATGAAATAAGAGAAAGAATCGAAGAAACTAGAGATATTGTGCTTGAACAAACAAAATACAATCAAGAAAAATTTGTTTGGAGTACTATCAAAGATCTTGATGATTTAGAGGACATTCGTATGGATGCCATGAATACTTTTCTGGAAGATTTTGAAGAAGGTAAATCAGATAGAAGGTACATCTCACACGAGTTACCTGCAAAAACATACTTTTTGGATAAAGATTTTGATATCGCTCTAAGCTCTCATTTCTTATTACTGTACTCTGATTTAGGATTGGATTTTCATATTCAAGCTATTAATGAAATGTTGAGAGTGGCAGAAGAAGTTAGAATTTTTCCTATAGTTAATCTAAATGGTGAACGTACCGAACTTCTTGATGATATCATTAAAAATTATGCAGGTAAGAACATGGTGCTTTTACAAAAAGTAGAATACGAGTTTCAGAAAGGAGCCAACGAAATGTTGGTCATCAAATAA
- a CDS encoding S8 family serine peptidase, whose protein sequence is MKFHRITLLLFGMIFMGISTFAQQVANSNAVKNGIVKVKFKSEVAGKLSSLPTSFSASSYGSSALVSVAQRYKATPMRRLFEQSPDPILEARHRKHGLHLWYIFEVDPSANIQEVLSAYGEVTDFSFVEGEHPKALSPYQSKTVDITSVTSDDLPFNDDHLPKQWHYDYADQVPAVTEGYDINLFEAWKLNTGSANVIVSVHDEGVDTSHPDLVDNLWVNTLEINGEPGVDDDNNGYVDDIHGWNFTDDQGEIAPQTHGTHVAGTVAATSNNGIGVAGVAGGSGKGDGARIMSMQFLGGGSVEPSYVYAADNGAVISQNSWGYLGQGYYDQSVLDAIDYFIAEAGNYPGSPMKGGIVIFAAGNSNLDGQWWPGYYEKCLTVGAIGPDGKKTSYSNYGEWVDISAPGGESGFGFVASILSTLPEGKYGYLDGTSMACPHVSGVAALVLSNATESMTPERLRQILETSNQPIDHINEGYEGKMGVGNIDTYLALQTDNEIAPTAISDLQLDGIAQEFAVVSWSIPSDEDDTDPEQFLLYVHTEELNNDNLSSARYRFEIPNTGKVGDKVTFEVNDLYGVTDYYFAVVSIDRWGNVSGVSNILMGTTNAGPKVNVNEEAKNISLTTNQANDFNITQNVMIKNEDEGLLRWEFTSRHINTSLSWNYQPIVPNIRKGKDANLADIGTSSASKEAELVANANAVAPMSFETIEKFYGNKFPTTVFGDTDTTLTNSAATIFYVNEEEGFNLTDLRFWLKHDPEKQDVIFEIYEGDVLTEDYLLLTQPYRNSSGKEHTAYVRLNEQLYFESGEKFTVVCHIPAGPLYPLGATTTANPSESHMSLISLDWGNTWISLPQALKGNESFVWNMIAVSNYEHLGEYITLTPGMGEVSGNSELEAQLNVDASTLINGTYNGVGIIHSNDVNEPELRMPIKVTVAEQQPQLASVGSLDFGSVFMGVEKELAITLVNNGYGNFNSVKLTSSSSDFELEAYPKSQVKALGTADYLIKFKPTSIGNINAILKFDGATGVSHEVRLFGVGTEPSEINVDPMNQIVDNVTIGDEVKTSVTVSNNGAYPLTYFIPGFADESVTDAWEGDFHTYGYRPRVSHKGETNYEWIEIKDTGVNITDFMKLHDRNLKETQYYPIELPFEFPFYNEKYSTLYFTPQVMMAFSDSVRISNAPRLEYFGGGLAAMVSAIGTEHVFVQQGEVFYQVESDRLIVQYEGISQRNKLYDQVTLQFVIYDNGTIRINYKDIEDKSANELKYWHVLIQNSERNDGFRLAGYGGLKYDNQNLNMTWMNEMSIEFTYPGPDIITDITNASDVLMPGESNTLDITLNTSELYEGVINRNINIVHDDPINNSQLPNIQLNIVDGGVASMELQKDTIDFGEIYQGKVFSENFFVKNTGTADLNVTNIQVNSDRFELEGPIATSVKSDHSQTYKITALSDLIGLNTAEIEITLEDNSKEMMTVLADIKKAPAIDVDTTSINFALDYGTKDQFDLTINNTGDTTLQVAASGSDWLYEDRMGASSLDTVNRFTYTYRKSTDEFGAPEYSWIEIVGLEGTEHINHDSVDIFEAEGCWYPVDLPWEFNYYGKPYSSMHIGFNGAITFAGLLEREWFNVKLPTDRAPNSILPLWSPSGYNTGKWGSENVGVFYHIFDYKIVVTFQYLDNVFGMGDPTSVQAILYKDGTMKFQYKTEERGSDQMSNLSTIGLQNEDLSDYVLISHQKALNFGKGYAIVVSPASKVMVEVGESVTKTLTVDATKVYGGTHEASVIIQSNAPNRERLEKKVMLTVTGAPQLDIPSEVNYGEVVVESLGSKYKDFIKEVTIKNTGTQQLQIDAITLVNADELKGEYEADNGFGGTFWRDVKYMRDPIVLAPNTSSGFRLKLSPSEPKVIDDTVKLTLSDGTVHKIVVDGEAVLPPVMDIEEDEVLVQLNTNTEEKATSFNLGNDGASVLNYDLTVNYFRETSFNPAARSQSFNQVVLSKKEAEVSNKLVSYAVQDDFNRVFYHGSSDQPDTYVGFVGQADFIGATRFNGGTDGFNLSHVMTYVNYENLESGEISVEIRAGGESIYDAAVVSKATYSFINNEPGEGVGEWIEVALDDVVAIYPNEDFYVIFSYPFEINYPQGISKGERSINRFMYQFDGEWFDLQSGGFASDIYMVKAAEMDYVNNAWIILDQVDGNVEAGTNADVNFTVKAAEHMLNDQHAEIVVRSNDIKTPQQNVKVTLSMNQAPNTDDLYDQYEVMENDTLHIAFTVTDKEGHDFTVETAHEELTLVHDNGNVSMSLPTDHESAGDYTFEVELKDEHGMATMKSINVAVIDVNRAPVQAIMDTLKFNIDESVYHEAQISDYVMDEDGDDITFSQPSVVSDHLQVFMDQEKVVFKLNEVGESSLRVMATDHKGESTTLEIPVIIYDNSSLEGPTSIDLDLLSNVKVYPNPAEHVVNIECPEVTSGRMIISLMSLEGKLQFTEEVMGNKASLDVSQLTTGIYLVSVESNVKKTIRKVVVK, encoded by the coding sequence ATGAAATTTCATCGAATTACATTACTCTTATTCGGGATGATATTCATGGGGATTTCGACATTTGCTCAACAAGTAGCAAATTCAAATGCTGTGAAGAATGGTATTGTAAAAGTAAAGTTTAAGTCAGAAGTGGCTGGAAAACTTTCTTCATTACCAACATCCTTTTCTGCTTCCTCTTATGGGAGTTCCGCTTTAGTGAGTGTTGCTCAAAGGTATAAAGCAACACCAATGAGAAGATTATTTGAACAATCTCCTGACCCTATTCTTGAAGCAAGACACAGAAAACATGGTTTACATCTGTGGTATATTTTTGAAGTAGACCCTTCGGCTAACATTCAGGAAGTCTTATCAGCGTATGGAGAAGTAACTGACTTTTCTTTCGTAGAAGGTGAGCATCCTAAAGCACTAAGCCCTTATCAATCAAAAACGGTAGATATCACCTCTGTTACATCAGATGATTTACCATTTAATGATGATCACTTGCCAAAACAATGGCATTACGATTATGCTGATCAGGTGCCTGCTGTTACCGAAGGCTATGATATTAATTTATTCGAAGCATGGAAACTTAACACTGGTAGTGCCAATGTGATTGTTTCTGTTCACGATGAAGGGGTAGATACAAGCCACCCGGACTTAGTGGATAACCTTTGGGTAAATACACTAGAAATTAACGGAGAACCTGGTGTGGATGATGATAACAATGGTTATGTAGATGATATCCATGGCTGGAATTTCACAGATGATCAAGGTGAAATTGCTCCTCAAACACATGGTACTCACGTAGCAGGTACCGTAGCTGCGACTTCGAACAATGGCATTGGAGTAGCAGGTGTTGCTGGCGGTTCGGGTAAAGGCGATGGTGCAAGAATTATGTCGATGCAATTCCTTGGTGGAGGAAGTGTAGAACCTTCTTATGTGTATGCAGCAGATAATGGAGCTGTCATTTCTCAAAACTCTTGGGGATACCTTGGACAAGGATATTATGACCAATCGGTATTAGATGCCATCGACTATTTTATTGCTGAGGCAGGGAATTACCCGGGTTCACCAATGAAAGGTGGTATCGTGATTTTTGCTGCTGGTAACAGTAACCTCGATGGACAATGGTGGCCTGGCTATTACGAGAAATGTTTAACGGTAGGTGCAATTGGCCCTGACGGTAAGAAAACAAGTTACTCAAACTATGGTGAATGGGTGGATATTTCAGCTCCAGGTGGAGAATCGGGTTTTGGTTTTGTAGCCAGTATTTTATCGACTTTACCAGAAGGAAAATATGGTTATTTAGATGGAACATCTATGGCTTGTCCTCATGTTTCTGGTGTGGCTGCTTTGGTATTATCGAATGCTACAGAGTCGATGACTCCAGAACGTTTACGTCAGATTTTGGAGACCTCTAATCAGCCCATTGATCATATCAATGAAGGGTATGAAGGAAAAATGGGTGTAGGTAATATCGATACTTATTTGGCACTTCAAACAGATAATGAAATTGCTCCAACAGCTATTTCTGATTTACAATTGGATGGCATCGCGCAAGAGTTTGCGGTAGTAAGCTGGTCGATTCCTTCGGATGAAGACGATACTGATCCTGAGCAATTCTTACTTTATGTGCACACAGAAGAATTAAATAACGATAATCTATCTTCAGCTCGTTACCGTTTCGAAATTCCGAATACAGGAAAAGTAGGTGATAAAGTCACTTTTGAAGTGAACGACCTTTATGGAGTAACTGATTACTATTTCGCAGTAGTTAGTATTGACCGTTGGGGGAATGTCTCGGGGGTATCAAATATTTTGATGGGAACAACGAATGCTGGTCCAAAAGTTAATGTAAACGAAGAGGCGAAGAACATCAGCCTGACAACCAACCAAGCAAATGATTTCAACATCACTCAAAATGTAATGATCAAAAATGAGGATGAAGGATTGTTACGTTGGGAGTTTACATCTCGTCATATCAATACAAGCTTGTCATGGAATTATCAACCTATTGTACCCAATATCAGAAAAGGCAAAGACGCCAACTTAGCTGACATTGGTACTAGCTCGGCAAGTAAAGAAGCGGAGTTAGTAGCCAATGCTAATGCGGTAGCTCCAATGTCTTTCGAAACAATCGAAAAATTTTATGGTAATAAATTTCCAACGACTGTTTTTGGAGATACAGACACGACTTTAACTAACTCAGCAGCAACTATTTTTTATGTGAATGAGGAAGAAGGATTTAACTTAACTGATCTTCGTTTTTGGTTAAAGCATGATCCTGAAAAACAAGACGTCATCTTTGAGATTTATGAGGGAGATGTTCTTACTGAAGATTATTTATTGCTTACTCAACCTTATCGAAATAGCAGTGGAAAAGAGCATACCGCTTACGTTCGTTTAAATGAGCAATTGTATTTCGAAAGTGGTGAGAAGTTTACTGTGGTATGTCATATTCCAGCTGGACCATTGTATCCATTGGGAGCAACAACTACAGCAAATCCTTCTGAATCACACATGTCTCTGATTTCTTTGGATTGGGGAAATACGTGGATCTCATTACCTCAAGCGTTAAAAGGAAACGAAAGCTTTGTGTGGAACATGATTGCCGTTTCCAACTATGAGCACCTTGGAGAATACATTACGTTAACGCCTGGAATGGGTGAAGTATCTGGAAATAGCGAGTTAGAAGCACAATTAAATGTAGATGCTTCTACACTAATTAATGGTACTTACAATGGTGTAGGTATTATTCACTCTAACGATGTGAACGAGCCTGAATTAAGAATGCCAATAAAAGTAACTGTAGCTGAGCAACAGCCTCAGTTAGCGTCAGTGGGTTCTTTGGATTTTGGTAGCGTGTTTATGGGAGTGGAAAAAGAGTTAGCGATCACTTTAGTAAATAATGGATATGGTAACTTTAATAGCGTAAAGCTAACTTCATCAAGTAGTGATTTTGAATTGGAAGCTTACCCTAAATCACAGGTGAAAGCATTAGGAACAGCAGATTATCTGATTAAGTTTAAGCCGACATCAATAGGCAACATCAATGCAATTTTAAAATTTGATGGAGCCACTGGAGTTTCTCATGAGGTGAGATTATTCGGTGTGGGTACTGAACCTTCAGAGATTAATGTTGATCCTATGAATCAAATAGTAGACAATGTAACTATTGGTGATGAGGTGAAAACTTCTGTTACAGTATCCAATAATGGTGCTTATCCATTGACGTATTTTATTCCTGGCTTTGCCGATGAATCAGTTACTGATGCATGGGAAGGGGATTTCCATACGTACGGTTACCGTCCAAGAGTGAGTCATAAAGGAGAAACAAACTATGAGTGGATTGAAATTAAAGATACAGGGGTGAACATCACCGATTTCATGAAACTACACGATAGAAACCTTAAGGAAACACAATACTACCCAATTGAATTGCCATTCGAATTCCCATTCTACAACGAGAAGTATTCAACATTATACTTTACTCCTCAAGTAATGATGGCATTTTCAGATTCTGTTAGAATATCAAATGCACCTCGTTTAGAGTATTTTGGTGGTGGTTTGGCTGCCATGGTTTCAGCAATTGGAACTGAACATGTGTTTGTTCAGCAAGGTGAAGTATTCTATCAAGTAGAATCGGACCGTTTGATTGTTCAATATGAAGGTATTTCTCAACGTAATAAACTGTACGATCAGGTGACGCTTCAATTTGTTATTTATGATAATGGTACTATCCGTATCAACTATAAAGACATTGAAGATAAGTCGGCCAATGAGTTAAAGTATTGGCATGTATTGATACAAAACTCAGAAAGAAACGATGGCTTTAGGTTAGCAGGTTATGGTGGATTAAAATATGATAACCAAAACTTGAACATGACATGGATGAATGAAATGTCGATTGAGTTTACTTATCCAGGTCCAGACATTATCACTGATATTACCAATGCTTCTGATGTATTGATGCCGGGTGAATCAAACACTTTGGACATTACATTAAACACATCGGAGTTATACGAAGGAGTCATCAATAGAAACATCAATATTGTTCACGATGATCCAATCAATAATTCTCAGTTACCGAATATTCAATTGAATATTGTTGATGGAGGTGTTGCTTCTATGGAGCTTCAAAAAGATACTATTGACTTTGGTGAAATTTATCAAGGAAAAGTATTCTCGGAGAACTTCTTTGTGAAAAATACAGGTACAGCTGATCTAAACGTGACAAATATTCAGGTGAATAGTGATCGTTTTGAGTTGGAAGGACCTATTGCAACATCAGTGAAATCAGATCATTCACAGACATATAAAATCACCGCTCTCTCTGATTTAATTGGTTTGAATACTGCAGAAATTGAAATCACTTTAGAAGATAATTCTAAGGAGATGATGACAGTTTTGGCTGATATTAAAAAGGCACCGGCTATTGATGTGGATACAACATCGATCAACTTTGCCTTAGATTACGGTACAAAAGATCAATTTGATTTAACCATTAATAATACGGGTGATACCACATTGCAGGTAGCTGCTTCAGGTTCAGATTGGTTGTACGAAGATAGGATGGGTGCTTCTTCACTAGATACAGTAAATAGATTTACTTACACGTATAGAAAATCTACAGACGAGTTCGGTGCCCCTGAATATTCTTGGATAGAAATTGTTGGATTAGAAGGGACAGAACATATTAACCACGATTCTGTCGATATTTTTGAAGCTGAAGGATGTTGGTATCCTGTAGACCTACCATGGGAGTTTAACTATTATGGTAAGCCTTATTCTTCGATGCATATCGGGTTTAACGGAGCAATTACTTTTGCAGGTTTACTCGAAAGAGAGTGGTTTAATGTGAAATTACCAACAGATCGTGCTCCAAATTCCATCTTGCCTTTATGGTCTCCAAGTGGATACAATACTGGTAAATGGGGTTCTGAAAATGTAGGTGTTTTCTATCATATCTTCGACTATAAAATTGTCGTTACTTTCCAATATTTGGATAACGTGTTTGGTATGGGCGATCCAACTTCTGTTCAGGCTATATTATACAAAGACGGTACAATGAAGTTCCAGTATAAAACAGAGGAGAGAGGTTCTGATCAGATGTCAAATCTATCGACTATTGGTTTACAGAATGAAGACTTGTCTGATTATGTGTTAATCAGTCATCAAAAAGCTTTAAACTTTGGTAAAGGATATGCAATTGTTGTTTCTCCTGCATCAAAAGTGATGGTGGAAGTAGGTGAGTCTGTTACTAAAACATTGACAGTAGACGCTACTAAAGTGTATGGTGGTACGCATGAAGCATCAGTGATTATTCAATCAAATGCTCCTAATAGAGAGCGATTGGAGAAGAAAGTGATGCTGACGGTTACAGGTGCTCCTCAATTGGATATTCCATCAGAAGTAAACTACGGAGAAGTTGTTGTCGAAAGCTTAGGATCGAAGTATAAAGATTTCATCAAAGAGGTGACGATCAAAAATACGGGTACGCAACAATTACAAATTGATGCCATCACTTTAGTGAATGCGGATGAATTGAAAGGTGAATACGAAGCCGATAATGGTTTTGGAGGTACTTTCTGGAGAGATGTGAAGTACATGAGAGATCCTATTGTACTTGCACCAAATACTTCTAGTGGGTTTAGATTGAAGTTATCTCCATCTGAGCCAAAAGTGATAGACGATACGGTGAAATTAACGTTGTCAGATGGTACTGTTCATAAGATTGTGGTTGATGGAGAAGCGGTTTTACCTCCTGTAATGGATATTGAAGAAGATGAGGTGTTGGTTCAGTTGAATACGAATACTGAAGAGAAAGCAACTTCATTTAATTTGGGCAACGATGGTGCATCGGTATTGAATTATGATTTAACGGTAAACTATTTCCGTGAAACATCATTTAATCCGGCAGCAAGATCTCAATCTTTCAATCAAGTTGTATTAAGTAAGAAAGAAGCAGAGGTATCTAATAAGTTAGTCTCTTATGCTGTACAAGATGATTTCAATAGAGTATTCTATCATGGTTCGTCAGACCAACCGGATACGTATGTTGGTTTTGTAGGTCAAGCAGACTTTATTGGAGCAACTCGCTTTAATGGTGGTACAGATGGTTTTAATCTTTCTCATGTAATGACTTATGTGAATTATGAGAACTTAGAAAGTGGTGAAATCTCTGTAGAAATTAGAGCTGGAGGCGAGTCGATTTATGATGCTGCTGTCGTAAGTAAAGCAACGTATTCTTTTATCAACAACGAACCAGGAGAAGGTGTTGGAGAGTGGATCGAAGTAGCACTTGATGATGTTGTAGCGATTTATCCGAATGAAGATTTCTATGTAATTTTCTCTTATCCATTTGAAATCAATTACCCTCAAGGTATTTCAAAAGGCGAAAGATCGATCAACAGATTTATGTATCAGTTTGATGGAGAGTGGTTTGATCTTCAAAGCGGTGGATTTGCCAGTGATATTTACATGGTGAAAGCAGCTGAAATGGATTATGTCAATAACGCTTGGATTATCTTAGATCAAGTTGATGGTAATGTTGAGGCAGGGACAAATGCTGATGTCAATTTTACTGTGAAAGCAGCAGAGCATATGTTAAATGATCAACATGCTGAGATAGTGGTTCGTTCGAATGATATCAAAACTCCTCAGCAAAATGTGAAAGTAACTCTATCGATGAACCAAGCACCTAACACCGATGACCTTTATGATCAGTATGAAGTGATGGAAAATGATACACTTCACATTGCATTTACGGTAACAGATAAAGAAGGTCATGATTTTACTGTGGAAACAGCTCATGAAGAGTTGACCTTAGTACATGATAATGGAAACGTTTCTATGAGCCTTCCTACGGATCACGAAAGTGCTGGAGATTATACTTTTGAAGTAGAATTGAAAGATGAACACGGTATGGCAACAATGAAATCGATTAATGTTGCAGTAATTGATGTGAATAGAGCACCTGTTCAAGCAATTATGGACACCTTAAAATTCAATATCGATGAGTCGGTTTACCATGAAGCACAAATTAGCGACTATGTAATGGACGAGGACGGTGACGATATCACTTTCTCTCAGCCATCGGTAGTGTCTGATCACCTTCAGGTATTTATGGATCAAGAGAAAGTAGTCTTTAAATTGAATGAAGTAGGAGAGTCTTCTTTAAGAGTAATGGCAACGGATCATAAAGGAGAAAGCACAACATTGGAAATTCCTGTAATTATCTACGATAACTCTTCTTTGGAAGGACCAACTTCTATTGATTTAGACCTTCTTTCAAATGTGAAAGTATATCCAAACCCAGCGGAGCATGTAGTGAATATTGAGTGTCCTGAAGTAACCTCAGGTAGAATGATTATTTCACTTATGAGCTTGGAAGGAAAGCTTCAATTCACAGAAGAAGTGATGGGAAATAAAGCATCATTAGATGTGAGTCAACTTACTACAGGTATTTATTTAGTATCGGTGGAAAGTAATGTCAAAAAGACTATTCGTAAAGTAGTAGTAAAATAA